Within the Pseudomonas fulva genome, the region ACGCGGCAGCCTTTGCCGCTGCACATCACGCACTGCATGTCGACTTCGGCCGACGGCTCGGTGAACGGGAAGAAAGAGGGGCGGAAACGCACGCCCAGGGGCTTTTCGAAGAACACCCGGAGGAATTCCTCGATGGTGCCCTTGAGGTCGGCGAAGCTCACGCCCTCGTCGACCAGCAGGCCTTCGACCTGGTGGAACATCGGGGAGTGGGTGATATCGGAATCGCAACGGTACACGCGGCCCGGGCAGACGATCCGGATCGGCGGCTGCTGGGACTCCATGGTGCGAACCTGTACCGGCGAGGTATGGGTGCGCAGCAGCATGTTGGCGTTGAAATAGAAGGTGTCGTGCATGGCACGCGCCGGGTGGTGGCCCGGAATGTTGAGCGCCTCGAAGTTGTGGTAGTCGTTCTCCACTTCGGGGCCTTCGGCGATGCCGTAACCAATGCGGGTAAAGAACTGCTCTACGCGCTCCAGGGTACGGGTAACCGGGTGCAGGCCGCCCGATGCCTGGCCACGGCCCGGCAGGGTGACATCGATACGTTCGGCGGCGAGCTTGGCACTCAGGGCCGCCGACTCGAGAATCTCTTTACGGTTGTTGAGGGCGTCCTGGACGCGCTCCTTGGCCGAGTTGATCAGCGCGCCCGCCTTGGGGCGTTCTTCGGCAGACAGGTTGCCCAGAGTCTTCATGACCTGGGT harbors:
- the pheS gene encoding phenylalanine--tRNA ligase subunit alpha, with amino-acid sequence MENLDVLVSQALEAVSHTDDVNALEQLRVHYLGKKGELTQVMKTLGNLSAEERPKAGALINSAKERVQDALNNRKEILESAALSAKLAAERIDVTLPGRGQASGGLHPVTRTLERVEQFFTRIGYGIAEGPEVENDYHNFEALNIPGHHPARAMHDTFYFNANMLLRTHTSPVQVRTMESQQPPIRIVCPGRVYRCDSDITHSPMFHQVEGLLVDEGVSFADLKGTIEEFLRVFFEKPLGVRFRPSFFPFTEPSAEVDMQCVMCSGKGCRVCKQTGWLEVMGCGMVHPNVLRMSGIDPEKYSGFAFGMGVERLAMLRYGVNDLRLFFDNDLRFLAQFR